The following proteins are encoded in a genomic region of Streptococcus sp. 29892:
- a CDS encoding GDSL-type esterase/lipase family protein, producing the protein MSDIMYPEVLTVGSGAIKVATVGDSLTYGYGLENREKDAYPCILAEKLGHLYQVSNFGLSGRSLQSTSDYPYFKEKNAQLSLESEADIVIIMIGSNDSRGPYWNKERFISEYKEMAERYLSLPSQPDLYLVIPPFVPTSRFGLNNQIIEDELQVIIAAIGQELDVPVINLYPLTKGHLEYYSDGLHLTPLGNQVIAEEIYHHLING; encoded by the coding sequence GTGTCAGATATTATGTATCCAGAGGTCCTGACAGTCGGAAGTGGGGCCATAAAAGTTGCAACAGTTGGCGATAGCCTGACCTACGGTTACGGACTGGAGAACCGTGAAAAAGATGCCTATCCTTGTATTTTAGCAGAGAAGCTGGGGCATCTTTATCAGGTGTCTAATTTCGGTTTGAGCGGCCGTTCGCTTCAGTCGACGTCGGATTATCCCTATTTTAAAGAGAAAAATGCCCAGTTGTCCCTTGAGAGCGAGGCGGACATTGTCATTATCATGATTGGCAGTAATGACAGCCGTGGTCCTTACTGGAATAAGGAGCGATTTATTAGCGAATACAAGGAAATGGCAGAGCGGTACTTGAGTTTACCTAGTCAACCAGATCTTTACTTGGTCATTCCACCATTCGTGCCAACCAGTCGCTTCGGGCTCAATAATCAGATTATTGAAGACGAATTACAAGTCATTATTGCAGCAATTGGTCAGGAATTGGATGTGCCAGTTATCAACCTCTATCCCTTAACCAAGGGGCATTTGGAATATTATAGCGATGGCTTGCACTTGACACCTCTTGGAAATCAAGTCATTGCAGAGGAAATATACCATCATCTTATCAATGGATAG
- the lepB gene encoding signal peptidase I: protein MVKRDLVKQISLVILLILGLIGLRVWFFEPVTITSQMANDYIKEGDFIVTVRKADLTHGDFVLYRHEGKEYVSRIIAIEDETVTYMDDVLYKNDVIVAENYLHTPSSQESYTEDFNLTTLTGGQHISIPKKHYLVLNDVRTNRQDSRSFGLIAEKQIIGRLTFRLSPLSEFGFIKTGLVQ, encoded by the coding sequence ATGGTAAAGAGAGATTTAGTAAAGCAGATAAGTTTGGTCATTCTGTTGATTTTAGGATTGATTGGTTTGAGAGTATGGTTTTTTGAACCAGTAACTATCACATCCCAGATGGCAAATGACTATATCAAAGAAGGCGACTTTATTGTAACTGTTCGCAAGGCTGACTTAACACATGGGGATTTCGTTCTCTATAGGCATGAAGGTAAAGAATATGTCAGTCGCATTATAGCCATAGAAGACGAAACAGTTACATATATGGATGATGTCTTATATAAAAACGATGTGATTGTTGCAGAGAATTATTTGCATACTCCGTCTTCTCAAGAGAGTTATACAGAAGATTTCAATCTCACAACCCTGACTGGTGGCCAACATATCAGTATTCCCAAAAAGCATTATCTGGTTCTGAACGACGTTCGGACAAATAGACAGGACAGCCGTAGCTTTGGTTTAATTGCTGAAAAACAGATTATTGGGCGACTGACCTTCCGTTTAAGTCCCCTCTCAGAATTTGGCTTTATCAA